The Bacteroidales bacterium DNA segment TGGAGCCAATTTATGCTAAAATAGGTAAATTTACCGAAAATTTTGGAAAGTATGCTTTAGTAAAAGATATTGCAGGTTATTATGGATTAATAGACCGAAATGGCAAAATAGTAGTGGAGCCAATTTGTGCCAAAATAGGTAAGTTTACCAAAAATTTTGGAAAATATGCCTTAGTGAAAGATATTGCAGGCTGTTATGGTTTAATAGACCAAAATGGCAAAGATGTAATTCCATGTA contains these protein-coding regions:
- a CDS encoding WG repeat-containing protein; amino-acid sequence: EPIYAKIGKFTENFGKYALVKDIAGYYGLIDRNGKIVVEPICAKIGKFTKNFGKYALVKDIAGCYGLIDQNGKDVIPCIYRNKHEVTKQLNNLKD